The following proteins come from a genomic window of Nostoc sp. TCL26-01:
- a CDS encoding PleD family two-component system response regulator, giving the protein MTTTPLQKQSLILIVDDEPFMRAQLRLSLQCEGYRTAEAQDGREALAIFHELQPDIVLLDAIMPDMDGFECCTRLQLLDDSQYTPILMITGLEDQESVDRAFDVGAIDYVTKPIHWPVLRQRVKRLIQQSQLQQKLEVANRELQRLVTIDELTQIANRRRFEEYCAQEWQRMAREQLPLSLILCDVDFFKSYNDTYGHRAGDRCLQFVAKAIQDTVKRPADLVARYGGEEFAVILPRTYGDGALHIANRICAAVRKLAIPHSNSKIGNYVTISAGVATEIPQPNSDFQDIIDAADRALYQAKVAGRDRSEQYIQQSSSPVFFMNPSPQLA; this is encoded by the coding sequence ATGACAACTACTCCTTTACAAAAGCAATCTTTAATTCTCATTGTTGACGATGAACCATTTATGCGGGCGCAGTTACGTTTGTCTCTTCAATGTGAAGGCTATCGCACAGCAGAAGCTCAAGATGGCAGAGAGGCTTTAGCCATTTTTCACGAACTGCAACCTGATATTGTCTTGCTGGACGCTATCATGCCTGACATGGATGGATTTGAGTGTTGTACTCGGTTGCAGTTGTTGGATGATAGCCAGTACACACCAATTTTGATGATTACAGGATTAGAAGATCAAGAATCAGTTGACCGGGCCTTTGATGTTGGTGCAATTGATTATGTGACAAAACCAATTCATTGGCCGGTTTTACGTCAACGGGTAAAACGTTTGATTCAGCAATCCCAGTTGCAACAAAAGTTAGAAGTTGCTAACCGAGAATTACAACGCTTAGTCACTATTGATGAGTTAACGCAAATAGCTAATCGCCGCAGATTTGAAGAGTATTGCGCTCAAGAATGGCAACGCATGGCGCGAGAACAATTGCCCTTGTCGCTGATTCTGTGTGATGTGGATTTCTTCAAATCTTACAACGATACCTATGGTCATCGAGCAGGCGATCGCTGCTTACAATTTGTCGCTAAAGCGATTCAAGATACTGTCAAACGTCCGGCTGATTTAGTGGCTCGTTACGGTGGCGAAGAATTTGCTGTCATTTTGCCCAGAACCTATGGTGATGGTGCGCTTCACATAGCTAATCGCATTTGTGCTGCTGTCAGGAAATTAGCTATTCCCCACAGTAATTCTAAAATTGGCAATTATGTCACTATCAGCGCTGGTGTCGCTACCGAAATTCCTCAACCTAACTCAGATTTTCAAGATATCATTGACGCAGCCGATCGCGCATTATATCAAGCAAAAGTTGCCGGGCGCGATCGCTCTGAGCAATATATCCAACAATCATCCTCTCCGGTTTTTTTTATGAATCCTAGTCCTCAATTGGCGTAG
- a CDS encoding glycerate kinase has product MPAFSQFCQTSLHISPQQMLPVLSDLWLPLSMKIAAQHEKLNRPFIQGILGGQGTGKTTMSLVLQLILQELGYRTLCLSLDDLYKTYSDRLILAQQDPRLIWRGPPGTHDVDLGLDVFQQIRTGKTPVIVPRFDKSAHGGAGDRTEPEVVAGVDIVIFEGWFVGVRPIDPDIFNQAPPPILTHEDKIFARDMNRLLSTYLPLWEQLDSLILLYPTDYRCSLQWRQQAEQKMMATGKSGMTDTQIEEFVNYFWRSLHPELFIKPLTKSAALVDLVIEINSDHTFGAVYQP; this is encoded by the coding sequence ATGCCAGCTTTTAGCCAATTTTGCCAAACTAGCTTGCACATATCACCACAGCAGATGTTACCAGTGTTGTCGGATTTGTGGCTACCTCTGAGCATGAAAATCGCGGCACAACATGAAAAACTCAATCGTCCTTTTATTCAAGGGATTTTAGGTGGACAGGGAACTGGTAAAACTACAATGTCCTTAGTTCTCCAGCTAATTCTGCAAGAGTTAGGCTATCGAACTTTGTGTTTATCTTTAGATGACTTGTACAAAACTTATAGCGATCGCCTCATCTTAGCGCAACAAGATCCCCGCTTGATTTGGCGTGGCCCTCCAGGAACCCATGATGTAGATTTAGGCCTAGATGTATTCCAACAAATCCGCACAGGCAAAACCCCAGTCATTGTACCCCGCTTCGATAAATCTGCCCACGGGGGAGCAGGCGATCGCACTGAGCCAGAAGTTGTAGCTGGGGTTGATATTGTCATTTTTGAAGGCTGGTTTGTCGGTGTGCGCCCAATTGATCCAGATATATTTAATCAAGCACCACCGCCAATTCTCACTCATGAGGATAAAATCTTTGCCCGTGATATGAATCGTCTATTATCTACCTATCTCCCACTGTGGGAGCAATTAGACAGCTTAATTTTGCTCTATCCCACCGACTATCGTTGTTCTTTGCAGTGGCGACAACAAGCAGAACAAAAAATGATGGCCACTGGTAAATCAGGTATGACAGATACACAAATAGAAGAATTTGTCAATTATTTTTGGCGATCGCTACACCCAGAATTATTTATCAAACCTCTCACCAAATCTGCGGCATTAGTTGATTTAGTGATTGAGATCAATTCCGACCATACCTTTGGTGCAGTCTATCAGCCATGA
- a CDS encoding DUF565 domain-containing protein yields the protein MQNTRLNNLFEAIAAKLAQWFLNPWRRMSLLVISFLFGFFLGTAISTTAGQRAELDIVVAGVLVLLTEVTSRVFYSPGFFTRRSLWVEAINLLKVGFTYSLFIEALKLGS from the coding sequence ATGCAAAACACTCGTCTGAACAACTTGTTCGAGGCCATTGCGGCAAAGTTAGCGCAATGGTTCTTAAATCCTTGGCGGCGGATGTCATTATTAGTGATTAGTTTTTTGTTTGGCTTTTTCTTAGGTACAGCCATCTCAACTACAGCAGGGCAAAGGGCTGAACTAGATATTGTGGTAGCAGGTGTTTTAGTATTATTGACAGAGGTTACTAGCAGAGTATTTTATAGTCCAGGTTTCTTTACTCGGCGATCGCTCTGGGTTGAAGCCATCAATCTCTTAAAAGTAGGCTTTACCTATAGCCTGTTCATAGAAGCCTTAAAACTAGGTTCGTAA
- a CDS encoding serine/threonine-protein kinase, protein MLQVEQILHERYQIQRQLGHNGIRQTWLAQDLQATNAENSQVVVKLLAFGGGVQWDDLKLFEREVQILKQLNHPRIPRYIDYFCIDDRTLWFGLVQEYIPGESLKEKLDTGKRYTEKQAKKIAAEILKILTYLHELNPGVLHRDIKPSNLIWGEDKHIYLVDFGAVQDKAAKEGVTFTVVGTYGYAPMEQYGGRAVPASDLYGLGATLIHLLTGVAPAELPQQNLRLQFTDLVNLSPGFVRWLQKLIEPAPEQRFTDARQALDTLKSGLVKSTTKNQLVPTKKFINNSGCGINHPTEQAPEEILGWNWGAFLLPWVWLWTNQVWVGLFCFIPQIGWIATIALGAKGNEWAWKSRQWRSIEQFRAHQRGWAIAGVLIGAPVSIMLWVGAIALVKSIF, encoded by the coding sequence ATGCTGCAAGTAGAACAGATATTGCATGAGCGTTATCAAATTCAACGTCAATTGGGTCATAATGGCATTCGGCAAACTTGGCTTGCTCAGGATTTGCAGGCTACTAATGCGGAAAATTCGCAGGTTGTGGTTAAGCTGCTGGCCTTTGGTGGTGGTGTACAATGGGATGACTTGAAACTATTTGAGCGAGAGGTTCAGATTCTCAAACAGCTGAATCATCCGCGTATTCCTCGATATATCGACTACTTTTGTATTGATGACCGGACACTCTGGTTTGGTTTAGTCCAAGAATATATTCCTGGGGAATCACTCAAAGAAAAACTTGATACTGGTAAAAGATACACCGAAAAGCAAGCTAAGAAAATCGCAGCTGAGATATTAAAAATTCTCACATATTTACATGAATTGAATCCAGGTGTGTTACATCGAGATATTAAACCGAGTAATTTAATTTGGGGTGAGGATAAACATATTTATCTCGTAGATTTTGGGGCTGTGCAAGATAAAGCTGCCAAAGAAGGGGTGACTTTTACTGTGGTGGGTACTTACGGTTATGCACCAATGGAACAATATGGTGGTAGGGCAGTTCCCGCATCAGATTTATATGGACTGGGGGCAACTTTAATTCATTTATTGACTGGTGTTGCGCCTGCGGAATTACCCCAGCAAAATTTACGACTACAATTTACTGATTTAGTTAATTTGAGTCCAGGTTTTGTCAGATGGTTGCAAAAGCTGATTGAACCAGCACCAGAACAACGTTTTACAGATGCTCGTCAAGCTTTGGATACGTTGAAATCTGGTTTAGTCAAATCGACAACTAAAAATCAACTAGTACCTACGAAAAAATTTATCAATAACTCTGGTTGTGGTATTAATCATCCCACAGAACAAGCTCCAGAAGAAATTCTGGGGTGGAACTGGGGCGCATTCTTACTGCCTTGGGTATGGTTATGGACTAATCAGGTTTGGGTGGGATTGTTTTGTTTTATCCCCCAAATTGGTTGGATAGCCACAATTGCTTTGGGTGCAAAAGGTAATGAATGGGCTTGGAAAAGTAGACAATGGCGGAGTATTGAACAATTCAGAGCACATCAAAGAGGCTGGGCGATCGCTGGTGTTTTAATTGGCGCACCCGTTAGTATTATGCTGTGGGTGGGTGCGATCGCTCTAGTCAAATCTATTTTTTAA
- the msrA gene encoding peptide-methionine (S)-S-oxide reductase MsrA: MALFGFGKKLEMPTAEKALPGRAVSMPVPAHHYVNNNPLKPPFPEGFEQALFGLGCFWGAERKFWQQPGVYTTAVGYAAGLTPNPTYEEVCSGLTGHNEVVLVVFDPKVIGYTQLLKVFWESHNPTQGMRQGNDVGTQYRSGIYVYSEDQKQAAETSKDAYQPALSSAGYGQITTEIIAAPEFYYAEAYHQQYLAKNPGGYCGLGGTNVACPVGVGV; the protein is encoded by the coding sequence ATGGCACTATTCGGATTTGGCAAAAAGCTAGAAATGCCCACAGCTGAGAAAGCCTTACCAGGAAGGGCAGTATCCATGCCTGTACCTGCTCATCATTATGTCAACAACAATCCCCTTAAACCACCTTTTCCGGAAGGATTTGAGCAGGCGTTATTTGGTTTGGGATGTTTTTGGGGTGCAGAACGCAAGTTTTGGCAACAACCAGGAGTTTATACAACTGCTGTAGGTTATGCGGCTGGCTTGACACCCAACCCCACCTATGAAGAAGTATGTAGTGGTTTGACAGGTCACAATGAAGTAGTGTTAGTTGTATTTGATCCCAAAGTAATTGGTTACACCCAATTACTCAAAGTCTTTTGGGAAAGTCACAACCCCACTCAAGGAATGCGTCAAGGTAATGACGTAGGTACGCAATATCGTTCCGGAATTTATGTTTATTCTGAAGACCAAAAACAGGCAGCAGAAACTTCTAAAGATGCCTATCAGCCAGCTCTCAGCAGTGCTGGATATGGGCAGATTACCACAGAAATAATTGCTGCACCTGAGTTTTACTATGCAGAAGCCTATCATCAGCAGTATTTAGCTAAAAACCCTGGTGGATACTGCGGTTTAGGTGGCACAAATGTAGCTTGTCCTGTGGGTGTAGGGGTGTGA
- the fetB gene encoding iron export ABC transporter permease subunit FetB, which yields MQDLIKLDLVDLAIAVGLMAIAVGVSAWEKLGLELNLAIATGKTILQLLVLGYVLDFIFAVDHPLAVLAILALMLTITAIVARNRISQKIPRVLPLVWGAIFISTAVTVFYTNLLIIQPDKWYEPRYIIPLAGMVLGNAMNAAAIAGERLVNAIKTFPIEIETHLSLGATPAQAISQYRKEAIRSALLPTLNQMMLVGMVAIPGITTGQLLAGITPLDAISYEIVIIFMVALANLLTTVLVTKGLSRQFFTPAAQLSAE from the coding sequence ATGCAAGATTTAATTAAGTTGGATTTAGTTGATTTAGCCATTGCAGTAGGATTAATGGCGATCGCTGTTGGTGTGTCTGCTTGGGAAAAACTAGGACTAGAGTTAAACTTAGCGATCGCCACTGGAAAAACTATCTTGCAATTACTAGTGTTGGGTTATGTTTTAGACTTCATCTTTGCTGTAGATCATCCTTTGGCAGTTTTAGCAATTTTGGCTCTAATGCTAACGATTACGGCGATTGTCGCACGAAATCGCATCAGTCAAAAAATTCCTCGTGTATTGCCTTTGGTATGGGGAGCAATTTTCATCAGTACCGCCGTGACAGTGTTTTATACAAATTTATTGATTATTCAACCTGACAAATGGTACGAACCGCGCTATATTATCCCCTTAGCAGGAATGGTGTTAGGTAATGCCATGAATGCAGCTGCGATCGCAGGTGAACGTCTAGTCAACGCCATTAAAACCTTTCCCATAGAAATCGAAACTCACCTAAGTTTAGGCGCAACCCCAGCACAAGCCATCAGCCAATACCGCAAAGAAGCCATCAGATCCGCATTGCTACCCACTCTCAATCAGATGATGCTTGTAGGGATGGTAGCCATACCAGGAATTACCACCGGACAGTTACTAGCAGGTATCACACCCCTCGATGCCATCTCCTACGAAATTGTGATTATTTTTATGGTTGCCCTTGCCAACTTACTAACAACAGTTTTAGTGACCAAAGGCTTGTCCCGTCAGTTTTTTACCCCCGCCGCACAGTTAAGTGCTGAGTGA
- a CDS encoding DegT/DnrJ/EryC1/StrS aminotransferase family protein, whose amino-acid sequence MIQSINPIPAFDIKQQYASIEAEVSTAVLEILASGRYIGGLPVESFEQQFAAYHGVSNCVACNSGTDALFLALRALEIGAGDEVITTPFTFVATAEVISAVGAKPVFVDIDATTFNIDLQQVAAAITPQTKAIIPVHLFGQPVDMTALMAIAQNHNLAVIEDCAQSTGAKWGTQKVGSIGHIGCFSFYPTKNLGACGDGGAITTNDPAIAAKVRILKEHGQKHRYQYEKIGVNSRLDAIQAAILLIKLRYLDTWNQQRQAIASYYQRFLSQIPGIIPPQELAGSTSVWNQYTIRVLTEGRNGTSAAYREEIRNSLQAKQVGSMVYYPYPLHLQPVYQHLGYQPGQLPVAEQAGNEVLSLPMFPELTTQQQDQVIYALKDSVL is encoded by the coding sequence ATGATTCAAAGCATAAATCCTATTCCTGCCTTTGATATTAAACAGCAATATGCTTCCATAGAAGCAGAAGTAAGTACAGCCGTTTTAGAAATATTGGCTTCTGGCCGTTATATTGGTGGTTTACCAGTAGAGAGTTTTGAGCAGCAGTTTGCCGCATATCATGGTGTGAGTAATTGTGTAGCTTGTAATTCTGGTACAGATGCGTTATTTTTAGCACTCCGCGCTTTAGAAATTGGCGCAGGTGATGAAGTAATTACTACACCTTTCACTTTTGTAGCAACGGCAGAAGTAATCAGTGCTGTGGGTGCAAAGCCTGTATTTGTTGATATCGATGCTACAACTTTTAATATTGATTTACAGCAAGTAGCGGCGGCGATTACACCCCAAACTAAAGCTATTATCCCTGTGCATTTATTTGGACAGCCTGTGGATATGACGGCGCTGATGGCGATCGCTCAAAATCATAATTTAGCAGTGATCGAAGACTGCGCTCAGTCTACAGGAGCCAAGTGGGGAACACAAAAAGTCGGCAGCATTGGCCATATCGGTTGTTTTAGCTTCTACCCCACCAAGAATTTAGGCGCTTGTGGTGATGGTGGTGCTATTACCACAAATGATCCAGCAATTGCTGCTAAAGTAAGAATTCTTAAAGAACATGGACAAAAACATCGTTATCAGTACGAAAAAATCGGTGTTAACAGTCGTCTAGATGCCATCCAAGCGGCAATTTTGCTGATTAAACTGCGTTATCTCGATACTTGGAATCAGCAAAGACAAGCGATCGCATCTTACTACCAACGCTTTCTCAGTCAAATTCCTGGGATCATCCCCCCTCAAGAATTAGCTGGTAGCACTAGCGTTTGGAACCAATACACTATTCGCGTCTTAACAGAAGGACGTAATGGCACTAGTGCTGCATACAGAGAGGAGATACGCAATAGCTTACAAGCAAAGCAAGTAGGTTCAATGGTTTACTATCCTTACCCTTTACACTTGCAGCCAGTGTATCAACATTTGGGTTATCAGCCAGGACAACTACCAGTTGCAGAACAAGCCGGTAATGAGGTTTTATCTTTACCCATGTTCCCTGAACTAACAACCCAACAGCAAGATCAAGTGATTTATGCACTCAAGGATAGTGTTTTATGA
- a CDS encoding DUF561 domain-containing protein, which translates to MAMYSTLQRAFTDRRVLKVISGLNNFNADRIAAIVKAAELGGATFVDIAADPALVQLAKKLISLPVCVSAVEPEKFVLAVAAGADLIEIGNFDTFYAQGRIFAAAEVLELTHQTRALLPEITLSVTVPHILELDQQVQLAEELVKAGADIIQTEGGTSSQPTHPGTLGLIEKAAPTLAAAYEISRAVSVPVLCASGISSVTAPLAIASGAAGIGVGSAINQLNSEVAMIAAVRGLVEALGNNRVVSAE; encoded by the coding sequence ATGGCAATGTACTCCACACTGCAACGTGCATTTACTGACCGCCGTGTACTAAAAGTAATTAGCGGTTTAAATAACTTTAACGCCGATCGCATCGCCGCCATTGTTAAAGCTGCTGAACTAGGTGGTGCAACTTTTGTGGATATTGCAGCCGATCCGGCATTAGTTCAACTAGCCAAAAAGTTGATCAGTCTACCAGTTTGTGTATCAGCAGTAGAACCAGAAAAATTTGTTTTAGCAGTAGCAGCTGGTGCAGATTTGATCGAAATCGGCAACTTTGATACTTTTTATGCTCAAGGACGCATATTTGCCGCAGCAGAAGTGCTGGAACTAACTCATCAAACCCGTGCGCTTTTACCAGAAATCACTCTATCTGTAACTGTTCCCCATATCCTCGAACTAGATCAACAGGTACAGCTAGCGGAAGAACTAGTCAAAGCGGGAGCAGATATTATTCAGACAGAGGGTGGTACTAGTAGCCAGCCTACTCACCCTGGAACTTTGGGATTAATCGAAAAAGCTGCTCCTACCCTAGCCGCAGCCTATGAAATTTCTCGTGCTGTATCAGTACCCGTGTTGTGTGCTTCTGGTATTTCTAGTGTAACTGCACCACTGGCGATCGCATCTGGTGCAGCCGGTATTGGTGTCGGTTCTGCTATCAACCAACTCAATAGCGAAGTGGCAATGATTGCAGCTGTGCGCGGCTTAGTGGAAGCATTGGGGAATAATAGAGTAGTCAGTGCTGAGTAG
- a CDS encoding phosphate/phosphite/phosphonate ABC transporter substrate-binding protein, with the protein MRRRNFLKYVVLFISGCTAKINSSNNSTNASTIIALKNLRFTVTDVSGIDKLKRDYGAFSNTLAEVLGINIELFPVENPTAAAPALLANKVDIVFAGPSEYLILNARAKAIPIIGVKRKNYHSIFVVRADSNIKSLAQLKGKTIAMRKIGSTSGHLAPTKLLIDAGLDPKNDVKTVFLDDKGVQALKKGEVDVWATASDRYQNILDAEGLSAKDFTIIFKSPLLPGDVFVASNQLASDFIESMRSQMIKNQDKLIQSMLTAKANQKYKDSELVVAQDADYNMIREVYQKIGQGNFLS; encoded by the coding sequence ATGCGAAGACGTAATTTTTTAAAATATGTAGTTTTATTTATTAGCGGTTGTACAGCAAAGATTAATTCTAGTAACAATAGTACAAACGCATCAACAATCATCGCACTCAAAAATCTTAGATTTACAGTTACAGATGTGAGTGGCATTGATAAATTAAAAAGAGATTATGGAGCTTTTAGTAATACATTAGCAGAAGTTTTAGGCATCAATATAGAACTTTTTCCTGTAGAAAATCCTACTGCCGCAGCACCAGCTTTATTAGCAAATAAAGTAGATATTGTTTTTGCAGGGCCATCAGAATACCTGATTTTAAATGCTAGAGCAAAAGCTATTCCGATTATTGGTGTCAAGCGCAAAAACTACCATTCTATCTTTGTAGTTCGTGCAGATAGCAATATCAAATCACTAGCACAATTAAAAGGTAAAACCATCGCTATGCGAAAAATCGGTTCTACTTCTGGTCATCTAGCGCCGACAAAGCTGCTAATAGATGCTGGATTAGATCCTAAAAATGATGTAAAAACTGTTTTTTTAGATGATAAAGGAGTTCAAGCTTTAAAAAAAGGTGAGGTAGATGTTTGGGCAACTGCATCTGATAGATACCAGAATATTTTAGATGCTGAAGGTTTATCGGCAAAAGATTTTACTATCATCTTCAAAAGTCCCCTGCTTCCCGGTGATGTATTTGTAGCTAGTAATCAGCTAGCATCTGACTTTATAGAAAGTATGCGATCGCAGATGATTAAAAATCAAGATAAACTCATTCAAAGTATGCTCACCGCCAAAGCTAATCAAAAGTATAAAGACTCAGAATTAGTGGTAGCTCAAGATGCTGACTACAATATGATTCGTGAAGTCTATCAAAAAATTGGACAAGGCAATTTTCTCTCATAG
- a CDS encoding ATP-binding protein → MIGFSPSKFKNVIFHLSHFSRNWSIARKIYFGYTIALGTALIGTASGLLIAYYYEIKAYKQLNLSYQQQYLLKDLENAVSRARLHPQRLVPVLDDSIWLEFEKDKFTEEIEQINTRLSDIEIFVKSYPNDLALNYQEYNQLLKKYRDNTNLYNQNIKILWSRIASNNLPLNQLLVVLKQQKSIDIDIKFEQLSDELIRIIGHAEIQKNQAYTKFNNARILRLKLIGIGMLLSTAIAALLALITSKLIARPLQVVTNIAQQITQEANFQMRVDVISNDEVGTLANSLNQLVKWADDYTQELKLSHQTLEQRVEERTQELKQAHQTLEQRVEERTKELQKTLQELQEMQGQLIQSEKMSSLGQMVAGIAHEINNPVNFIYGNIECADNYIQDLLHLVNLYQQEYPDPHCIITETVAEIDLEFISKDLLNLLSSMKMGSERIREIVLSLRNFSRLDEADIKEVDIHEGIDNTLLILNHRIKLGIDVIKEYGQLPLVECYPAQLNQVFMNIINNAIDALLDDNNKISKTILISTSLLDNTCIQVKIKDNGYGIPPEIKKKLFDPFFTTKPVGKGTGLGLSICYRIIEKHQGKIEVISQLNEGTEFVIILPIKTQIN, encoded by the coding sequence ATGATAGGCTTTAGTCCAAGTAAATTTAAAAATGTAATTTTTCATCTTAGCCATTTCAGCCGTAACTGGAGTATTGCTAGAAAAATATATTTTGGCTATACCATTGCTCTTGGTACTGCTTTAATAGGTACTGCCAGTGGATTATTAATTGCCTATTATTATGAAATAAAAGCTTATAAACAGTTAAATTTATCTTATCAACAACAATATCTTTTAAAAGATTTAGAAAATGCAGTATCTAGGGCTAGACTGCATCCACAAAGATTAGTGCCTGTATTAGATGACTCTATCTGGTTGGAGTTTGAAAAAGATAAGTTTACAGAAGAAATTGAGCAAATAAATACACGTCTTTCAGACATAGAAATTTTTGTAAAATCTTACCCTAATGATTTAGCATTAAACTATCAAGAATATAATCAACTTTTAAAAAAATATCGTGACAATACAAACTTATACAATCAAAATATTAAAATACTTTGGTCAAGAATTGCCTCAAATAATTTACCTCTCAATCAACTATTGGTTGTACTTAAGCAGCAAAAAAGTATTGATATTGATATCAAATTTGAACAACTTTCCGATGAACTGATTCGGATTATAGGACACGCAGAAATCCAAAAAAATCAAGCATATACTAAATTTAATAATGCTCGAATTTTGCGATTAAAACTTATTGGCATAGGAATGCTTTTATCAACAGCGATCGCAGCATTACTGGCACTCATAACTAGTAAATTAATTGCCCGTCCTTTACAAGTAGTCACTAACATCGCCCAACAAATCACGCAAGAAGCAAATTTTCAAATGAGAGTTGATGTCATCAGTAATGATGAAGTAGGAACTCTAGCAAACTCTCTCAATCAATTAGTCAAATGGGCAGATGATTATACTCAAGAATTAAAACTATCTCATCAAACATTAGAACAACGAGTAGAAGAACGTACTCAAGAACTCAAACAAGCACATCAAACACTAGAACAACGAGTAGAAGAGCGTACAAAAGAACTGCAAAAAACCTTACAAGAATTGCAAGAAATGCAAGGACAACTTATTCAAAGTGAAAAAATGTCTTCTCTTGGTCAGATGGTAGCAGGTATAGCCCACGAAATTAATAATCCTGTGAATTTTATCTATGGCAACATTGAATGTGCTGATAACTATATTCAAGATTTACTACATTTAGTCAACTTATACCAACAAGAATACCCTGATCCTCACTGTATTATTACAGAAACAGTAGCAGAAATTGACCTAGAGTTTATTAGTAAAGATTTACTCAATTTATTATCATCCATGAAAATGGGTTCTGAACGTATCCGCGAAATTGTTTTATCTTTACGCAACTTTTCTCGCCTTGATGAAGCTGACATTAAAGAAGTAGATATTCATGAAGGAATTGACAATACACTTTTAATTCTCAATCACAGAATTAAGCTGGGCATAGATGTAATTAAAGAATATGGTCAACTACCTTTGGTTGAATGCTATCCGGCACAACTTAATCAAGTATTTATGAATATCATTAATAATGCGATCGATGCACTATTGGACGACAATAATAAAATCAGCAAAACAATATTGATATCAACCTCTTTGCTAGATAATACTTGTATCCAAGTAAAAATCAAAGATAATGGTTATGGCATTCCACCAGAAATTAAGAAAAAGTTATTTGATCCTTTTTTTACAACTAAGCCAGTCGGTAAAGGAACAGGGCTAGGATTGAGTATCTGCTATCGAATAATTGAAAAACATCAAGGTAAAATAGAAGTAATTTCTCAGTTAAATGAAGGTACGGAATTTGTGATAATTTTACCTATAAAAACACAGATAAATTAA
- a CDS encoding tetratricopeptide repeat protein — protein MSPGERNNIIKNTVPVQVAKYLKQVKRNTITHEFDQDLPLEQEEDKNLSEAYQLLRTGVQQQQSGDLIAAVESLQKSLAMFELAGDIQQQEQILAFLALIAYSSGDYRNAIVYSQQCLSLGPISDSSVRMQVLSHLGNAYRHLNEHNKATEFLKECLQLTQQLQDKRSQVAALNNLGLVYKASGNLTQAIAYQEHSLKIVQELKDNWGIEQVMKNLGNTWYALDNYPKAIAYYEKCVKIALSLKNPRSAVQVLKNLGNACYAIGDYTKAIKYYEKRLQLSQELKDQRAEEQSLASLGVTCEALGDYKRAITYYEARLLLAVSLKNCRMEEQALASLKIACYALGDYAKAMQYQKGISTDI, from the coding sequence ATGTCCCCAGGTGAACGGAACAACATTATCAAAAATACAGTTCCGGTACAAGTTGCAAAATACTTAAAACAAGTAAAGCGCAATACCATTACCCATGAATTTGACCAAGATTTGCCGCTAGAACAAGAGGAAGATAAAAATCTCTCAGAGGCATATCAATTATTACGAACAGGAGTACAACAACAACAATCTGGAGATTTAATAGCAGCAGTAGAGTCACTGCAAAAATCTCTAGCAATGTTTGAATTGGCTGGGGACATACAGCAACAAGAACAGATACTAGCTTTTTTAGCATTAATAGCTTATTCATCTGGAGATTATAGAAATGCTATTGTTTACTCTCAACAGTGTTTATCTTTAGGGCCTATCTCAGATTCATCAGTCCGAATGCAAGTACTATCTCATCTGGGGAATGCTTACCGTCACCTGAATGAGCATAACAAGGCAACTGAATTTTTAAAAGAATGTTTACAATTAACCCAACAGTTACAAGATAAACGGAGTCAGGTTGCAGCTTTAAATAATTTGGGATTGGTTTATAAAGCATCAGGAAATTTGACACAAGCAATTGCATATCAAGAACATAGCCTCAAAATTGTCCAAGAACTCAAAGATAATTGGGGTATAGAACAAGTCATGAAAAACTTGGGGAATACTTGGTATGCTTTGGATAACTACCCCAAGGCGATCGCTTACTATGAGAAGTGTGTAAAAATAGCCCTCTCTCTCAAAAATCCTCGTAGTGCTGTTCAGGTACTAAAAAATTTGGGCAATGCTTGCTACGCCATAGGTGATTACACCAAAGCTATAAAATACTATGAGAAACGTTTACAACTCTCCCAAGAACTTAAAGATCAGCGTGCTGAAGAACAGTCCCTCGCTAGTCTAGGAGTTACTTGCGAAGCCTTGGGAGATTATAAAAGAGCAATTACATACTATGAAGCACGCTTATTATTAGCTGTAAGTCTCAAAAATTGCCGCATGGAAGAACAAGCACTCGCTAGTCTCAAAATTGCCTGTTATGCCCTCGGTGATTACGCTAAAGCTATGCAATATCAAAAAGGCATCTCTACAGATATCTAA